In Streptomyces camelliae, the sequence GTCCCGCACGGCACCCTGGCGAGCTGGCTGGTCGACGTGCTCAACATCCTCACCGGCAACCTCGACCGGCCCGGTGGCGCCCTCTTCCCGCAGGCCGCCACCGACAAGACCCCGCGCCCGGCGGGCCCCGGCCGCGGCTTCACCCTCGGCCGCTGGCACTCCCGGGTACGGCACCTTCCCGAGGCAAAGGGCGAGTTGCCGCTGTCCGCGCTGGCGGAGGAGATCGACGCCGCCACCGACCGGGGCGAACCGGTCCGCGCGCTGATCGCCGTCGCCGCCAACCCGGTGCTGTCCGCACCTGACGGCGACCGCCTCGACAAGGCCCTGGAGTCCCTGGACTTCATGGTCAGCGTCGACCCGTACCTCAACGAGACCTCGCGCCACGCCCACGTCGTGCTGCCCCCGCCCCCGCCGTCCCAGAGCCCGCACCACGACTTCGCCTTCAACACCCTCGCCGTGCGCAACCAGGTCCGCTACACCCGCCCAGCCGTCCCGCTGGAGCCCGGCCGCATGGCCGAGAGCGAGATCCTCGCCCGGCTGATCCTCGCGGCCACCGGCATGCACGGCGCCGACCCGGCAGCGGTGGACACCATGGTCATCGAGCAGACCCTCGGCAAGGCCGTACAGGAGGAGCACTCGCCCGTGTACGGCCGTGACCCGAAGGAACTCGCGGCCCGGCTCACCGGCGAGAGCGGCCCCGAGCGCAGGCTGGACATGATGCTGCGCCTCGGCCCCTACGGCGACGGCTTCGGCGTACGGCCCGACGGGCTGAGCCTCGCCGAGCTGCTCGCCCACCCGCACGGCATCGACCTCGGCCCGCTGCGCCCCCGGCTGCCGCAGCCGCTGAAGACCCGCAGCGGCAAGGTCGAGCTGCTGCCCGGGCCGATCGCCGCCGACCTGCCCCGGCTCCGCGCGGCGCTGCGCGAACGCCCCGCCGGACTGGTCCTCGTCGGCCGCCGCCATCTGCGCTCCAACAACAGCTGGATGCACAACGTGCCCGCCCTCACCGGCGGCTCCAACCGCTGCACCCTGCACATCCACCCCGAGGACGCGGCCCGGCTCGGCGTCCGGGACGGGGCGGACGTACGCGTCAAGGGCGCCGGGGGAGAGGTGGTGGCCCCCGCCGAGGTCACCGACGGGGTCCGGCCCGGGGTGGTGAGCCTGCCGCACGGCTGGGGCCACGACCGCCCCGGCACCCGCCTCGGGCACGCCTCCGGCAGCCCCGGCGTCAACGTCAACCAGCTCCTCGACGGCAGCCAACTCGACCCGCTGTCCGGCAACGCTGTCCTGAACGGCATCCCCGTCCAGCTCACCGCAAGCCTGTGACCTGGAATTTTGCGCTTATTGCTCGCACGTCAACGTCTTGTTAACGCCGTTTGAACGGACCTAACGTCATCGCACCGCCGACCCCCAGGTGGGATGTTCAAGGGCGAACGTTAGGTATCCACTCATGCTCACCATCCTCGGCTTCGCCATGATCGCGACCTTCCTGGTCCTGATCATGCTGAAGAAGATGTCGCCGATCGCGGCGCTCGTGCTGATCCCCGCACTCTTCTGTGTGTTCGTCGGCAAGGGCGCCCAGCTCGGCGACTACGTCATCGACGGAGTCACCAGCCTCGCGCCCACCGCGGCGATGCTCATGTTCGCGATCGTCTACTTCGGTGTGATGATCGACGTCGGCCTCTTCGACCCGATCGTGCGGGGCATCCTGAGGTTCTGCAAGGCCGATCCGCTGCGCATCGTCGTCGGTACGGCGGTCCTCGCCGGGATCGTCTCCCTGGACGGCGACGGCTCCACCACCTTCATGATCACTGTCTCGGCGATGTACCCGCTGTACAAGCGCCTGAAGATGTCCCTGGTCGTGATGACCGGTGTGGCCGCCATGGCCAACGGCGTGATGAACACGCTGCCGTGGGGCGGCCCGACCGCCCGTGCCGCGACCGCGCTGAAGGTCGACGCGAGCGACATCTTCGTGCCGATGATTCCGGCGCTGGCCATGGGCCTGCTGTTCGTCCTGGTCCTCTCGTACGTCCTCGGCCGCCGCGAACGCAAGCGGCTCGGCGTCCTCACGCTGGACGAGGTCCTGGTGGAGGAGAGGGAGTCCGTGCTCGTCGGCGCCGGCGCCGACACGTCGCGGGCACACACCGGGGGTTCGGCCTCCGGCGCCGGTCTGCCCGAGGAGCCCGAGGGCTTCCGGGGACTCGACCCCCACCGTGCGACGCTCCGCCCCAGGCTGTACTGGTTCAACGCGCTGCTCACCGTCACCCTGCTCACCGCCATGATCATGGAGTGGCTGCCGATCCCGGTGCTGTTCCTGCTCGGCGCCGCCCTCGCCCTGACCGTCAACTTCCCCCGGATGCCCGACCAGAAGGCCCGGATCGCCGCCCACGCCGAGAACGTCCTCAACGTCTCCGGCATGGTCTTCGCCGCCGCCGTCTTCACCGGCGTCCTGCAGGGCACCGGCATGGTCGACCACATGGCGAAGTGGCTGGTGGACGGCATCCCCGCCGGCATGGGCCCGCACATGGCCCTCGTCACCGGTGTGCTGAGCATCCCGCTCACGTACTTCATGTCCAACGACGGCTTCTACTTCGGCATCCTTCCGGTGCTCGCCGAGGCCGGCCAGGCACACGGCGTGTCCACGCTGGAGATCGCCCGCGCCTCGATCATCGGCCAGCCCCTGCACATGTCCAGCCCGCTCGTCCCGGCCGTCTACGTCCTGGTCGGCATGGCCAAGGTGGAGTTCGGCGACCACACCCGGTTCGTGGTCAAGTGGGCCGCCCTGACATCGCTGGTCGTGCTCGGGGCAGGAATCCTCTTCGGCATCATCTGAACCTCCAGGAAGGGAACGGTCCATGGCGCCCGGTGGGAACCGCGGCTGGCTGCTGCGCCTCGTCCTCGCCTTCGGCTTCGCGCAGGGGGCGGTGTCGATGGCCCGGCCCGCCGTCTCCTACCGGGCCCTCGCGCTCGGCGCCGACGAGCGGGCGGTGGGTGTCATCGCCGGCGTGTACGCCCTGCTGCCCCTCTTCGCCGCCGTACCGCTCGGCCGGCGTACCGACCACGGCCGGTGCGCGCCCCTGCTCCCGGCGGGCGTGGTCCTCATCTCCGGCGGCTGTGCGCTCAGTGGAGTGGTGAACTCCCTCTGGGCGATGGCCGTCTGGAGCGGGGTGATGGGCCTCGGCCACCTCTGCTTCGTCATCGGCGCCCAGTCGCTCGTCGCCCGCCAGTCCGCGCCGCACGAGCAGGACCGCAACTTCGGCCACTTCACCATCGGCGCATCCCTGGGCCAACTCCTCGGCCCGGTGGCCGCCGGCGCGTTGATCAGCGGCCCCGACATGGCAGGCAGCAGCGCCGGCGCCCTCGTGGCGGCGGGCGCGGGGGCGGCCGTCGCCTTCACCTCGCTGTGGCGCATCGAGGACCGTACGACGGTCACGTCCCGCGCCCCGCAAGGCGACCGGGTCCCGGTCGGCCGCATCCTGGGCGCCCGGGGCGTCCCCGCGGGCATGCTGATCAGTCTGTCGGTCCTCTCCGCCACGGACGTCCTCACCGCGTACCTCCCCGTCGTCGGCGAACACCGCGGCATCGCCCCGTCGCTGATCGGCGTACTGCTGAGCCTGCGCGCCGGGGCGACGATCGCCTGCCGCCTGGTCCTCACCCCGCTGCTCCGGCTGCTGGGCCGGCCCGCGCTGCTCACCGTGACCTGCTTCCTGGCGGCGGTGCTGTGCGCCGGGATCGCCCTTCCCGTGCCG encodes:
- a CDS encoding molybdopterin oxidoreductase family protein produces the protein MSRTALRICPLCEATCGLTLTIEGTRVTGARGDREDVFSKGFICPKGASFGAVDGDPDRLRTPLVRENGRLREASWQEAFDAVAAGLRPVVEGHGPDAVGVVLGNPNVHTVAGALYPPVLIAALRTRSLFTASTVDQMPKHVSSGLLFGDAYAIPVPDLDRTDHLLLIGANPLESNGSLCTAPDFPGKLKALKARGGHLTVVDPRRTRTAKLADRHLAIRPGTDALLLAAMAHTLFAEDLADLAHLAPHVTDVAELRDALGDFTPEAVSEACDLDADLIRTLARELAAAPTAAVYARIGSCTVPHGTLASWLVDVLNILTGNLDRPGGALFPQAATDKTPRPAGPGRGFTLGRWHSRVRHLPEAKGELPLSALAEEIDAATDRGEPVRALIAVAANPVLSAPDGDRLDKALESLDFMVSVDPYLNETSRHAHVVLPPPPPSQSPHHDFAFNTLAVRNQVRYTRPAVPLEPGRMAESEILARLILAATGMHGADPAAVDTMVIEQTLGKAVQEEHSPVYGRDPKELAARLTGESGPERRLDMMLRLGPYGDGFGVRPDGLSLAELLAHPHGIDLGPLRPRLPQPLKTRSGKVELLPGPIAADLPRLRAALRERPAGLVLVGRRHLRSNNSWMHNVPALTGGSNRCTLHIHPEDAARLGVRDGADVRVKGAGGEVVAPAEVTDGVRPGVVSLPHGWGHDRPGTRLGHASGSPGVNVNQLLDGSQLDPLSGNAVLNGIPVQLTASL
- a CDS encoding CitMHS family transporter, with the translated sequence MLTILGFAMIATFLVLIMLKKMSPIAALVLIPALFCVFVGKGAQLGDYVIDGVTSLAPTAAMLMFAIVYFGVMIDVGLFDPIVRGILRFCKADPLRIVVGTAVLAGIVSLDGDGSTTFMITVSAMYPLYKRLKMSLVVMTGVAAMANGVMNTLPWGGPTARAATALKVDASDIFVPMIPALAMGLLFVLVLSYVLGRRERKRLGVLTLDEVLVEERESVLVGAGADTSRAHTGGSASGAGLPEEPEGFRGLDPHRATLRPRLYWFNALLTVTLLTAMIMEWLPIPVLFLLGAALALTVNFPRMPDQKARIAAHAENVLNVSGMVFAAAVFTGVLQGTGMVDHMAKWLVDGIPAGMGPHMALVTGVLSIPLTYFMSNDGFYFGILPVLAEAGQAHGVSTLEIARASIIGQPLHMSSPLVPAVYVLVGMAKVEFGDHTRFVVKWAALTSLVVLGAGILFGII
- a CDS encoding MFS transporter codes for the protein MAPGGNRGWLLRLVLAFGFAQGAVSMARPAVSYRALALGADERAVGVIAGVYALLPLFAAVPLGRRTDHGRCAPLLPAGVVLISGGCALSGVVNSLWAMAVWSGVMGLGHLCFVIGAQSLVARQSAPHEQDRNFGHFTIGASLGQLLGPVAAGALISGPDMAGSSAGALVAAGAGAAVAFTSLWRIEDRTTVTSRAPQGDRVPVGRILGARGVPAGMLISLSVLSATDVLTAYLPVVGEHRGIAPSLIGVLLSLRAGATIACRLVLTPLLRLLGRPALLTVTCFLAAVLCAGIALPVPVWALGVLLTLLGFCLGVGQPLSMTTVVQAAPDEARSTALALRLTGNRLGQVAAPAAAGLVAGVAGVAAPFVMLGALLLVSAGVAVRSRTPGEGREAVAGARWRARSPLSRKGDI